A stretch of Gemmatimonas aurantiaca T-27 DNA encodes these proteins:
- a CDS encoding DUF2075 domain-containing protein, whose translation MTTPNDIARHSAFYASPISQFLAADDATVLGHLAGGSGLAIDGAQTEAWKEQVRVLKQTLPGVDGSLFLEFDVPRLGSRIDGVVVANSAVIPIEFKVGEHRYAKGDYNQAWDYALDLKNFHEASRELPIFPVLCATNGATPDTGWQRPHADGVYPPIKSNATSVGDAVRSAIALAPSAPVDADAWGRAPYRPSPTIIEAAKALYAQHSVQAIARSDAGARNLHVTTQCVEEIITRSRAQREKAIVFVTGVPGAGKTLVGLNIATQHLGQDDTHAVFLSGNGPLVAVLREALVEDDIQRQRALGNTPERKGVVRLKVKPFIQNVHHFRDEGLRSAAPPIEHVAIFDESQRAWSREKTALFMKQRKGVADFSMSEPEFLISYMDRHKDWAVIVCLVGGGQEIHTGESGIGAWLDAVRDKYPHWHTYISPELHDSEYAAGKSIERLGSHAHVETQYALHLAVSMRSFRAQKVSGFVKAALDADEDKARELLTEVLKTYSVVLTRDRTLAKKWVREQARGNERYGLVASSQAQRLKAYCIDVRVDVDPVKYFLADRADTRSSYYLEDAATEFQTQGLELDWTMMSWDADLRRTNGRWSYHNFRGDRWTNVHNADRQRYLLNAYRVLLTRARQGMAIFVPKGRKSDATLSPENYEQTSQYLQSLGIPLL comes from the coding sequence GTGACCACTCCTAATGACATTGCGCGCCATTCGGCGTTCTACGCATCGCCAATCTCGCAGTTCCTTGCGGCTGACGATGCGACCGTGCTCGGGCACCTCGCCGGTGGTAGCGGTCTCGCAATTGACGGGGCGCAAACGGAAGCCTGGAAGGAGCAGGTGCGAGTGCTCAAGCAGACGCTCCCGGGTGTAGACGGGTCGCTCTTCCTCGAGTTTGACGTACCGCGACTGGGCAGCCGCATTGACGGGGTGGTAGTCGCCAACTCCGCGGTGATACCCATCGAGTTCAAGGTGGGCGAGCATCGGTACGCCAAGGGCGACTACAACCAGGCGTGGGACTACGCGCTCGATCTCAAGAACTTTCACGAGGCGAGCCGAGAGCTGCCGATCTTCCCTGTGCTCTGCGCGACCAATGGGGCAACCCCAGATACTGGTTGGCAGCGTCCACACGCCGATGGTGTGTACCCGCCCATCAAGTCCAATGCGACGTCGGTTGGTGATGCGGTCCGTTCGGCTATCGCGCTCGCACCATCTGCACCGGTAGATGCCGACGCGTGGGGCAGAGCACCCTATCGGCCGAGCCCAACGATCATCGAGGCCGCCAAGGCGCTGTATGCGCAGCACTCGGTGCAGGCCATTGCTCGGTCGGATGCCGGCGCTCGCAATCTCCACGTCACAACGCAGTGCGTTGAGGAGATCATCACCCGCAGCCGCGCGCAACGCGAAAAGGCCATCGTGTTCGTCACTGGCGTGCCTGGTGCCGGCAAGACGCTCGTAGGGCTGAACATCGCCACGCAGCATCTCGGGCAAGACGATACCCACGCGGTGTTTTTATCGGGGAACGGACCGCTCGTGGCCGTGCTCCGTGAGGCGCTTGTTGAAGATGATATTCAGCGCCAGCGCGCACTCGGCAATACGCCAGAACGCAAAGGTGTGGTACGCCTCAAGGTGAAGCCGTTCATTCAGAATGTGCACCATTTCCGCGACGAAGGTCTGCGCAGCGCAGCGCCACCTATCGAACACGTGGCCATTTTCGACGAGTCGCAGCGCGCGTGGAGTCGCGAGAAGACGGCCCTGTTCATGAAACAGCGGAAGGGTGTGGCCGACTTCAGTATGTCCGAGCCCGAATTCCTCATTTCGTATATGGATCGTCACAAAGACTGGGCGGTGATCGTGTGCCTGGTGGGTGGCGGTCAGGAGATCCACACGGGTGAGTCGGGCATCGGTGCGTGGCTGGATGCCGTCCGTGACAAGTATCCGCACTGGCATACCTACATCTCCCCTGAGCTGCACGACTCGGAATACGCCGCAGGTAAGAGCATCGAGCGTCTTGGTTCACATGCCCACGTGGAGACCCAGTACGCGCTTCACCTCGCGGTATCCATGCGTTCGTTTCGCGCACAAAAGGTATCGGGGTTTGTGAAGGCCGCACTGGACGCTGATGAAGACAAGGCGCGCGAGCTGCTCACCGAAGTGCTCAAGACATACTCTGTGGTACTCACGCGAGACCGGACCTTGGCCAAGAAGTGGGTGCGCGAACAGGCGCGCGGCAACGAGCGGTATGGCTTGGTGGCATCGTCACAGGCGCAGCGACTCAAGGCCTACTGCATCGATGTGCGCGTCGATGTAGACCCGGTGAAGTACTTTCTCGCCGATCGCGCCGACACCCGCTCGTCGTACTACCTCGAGGATGCCGCGACCGAATTCCAGACGCAGGGGCTCGAGCTCGACTGGACGATGATGAGCTGGGATGCCGACCTGCGCCGGACCAATGGTCGTTGGTCGTATCACAATTTCCGCGGTGATCGGTGGACGAACGTGCACAACGCCGATCGACAGCGCTACCTGCTCAATGCGTACCGGGTGCTGCTCACGCGTGCGCGGCAGGGTATGGCCATCTTCGTGCCGAAGGGGCGCAAGTCGGACGCGACCCTGAGCCCCGAGAACTACGA
- a CDS encoding SEC-C domain-containing protein has translation MKGRDRNKPCWCDSGLKYKKCHLERELQERPSIWNARKDVQGLQRFKTCLHPEAGPSACSGPIVRAHTVRRAADLSVIARKGHVYQTSADLGDLHLNKGRLLPKLVGINEASTFFGFCSKHDSATFAPLEATALVPTDEQALLLTYRPLCLELYAKERQLESLEIARQGDKGRSLEEQFGLQEYVLLMRLGMETSLRDLRRHKSRFDADLLARDFAEARYVAVELDVPPDLMCSGFVQPHYTFDGERIQDLSDLKTELQVMSFSLASTAKGGVAVFAWRSDSDAASSELVDSLLRLEVVDIPHALVRYATSEFENTYYRPDWWDGLQQTDKDALVDRLHHGVGPDIALNPSYLKDDGRRLVRWNVINVSQKRC, from the coding sequence ATGAAAGGACGCGATCGTAACAAGCCGTGTTGGTGTGATTCTGGTCTCAAGTACAAGAAGTGCCACCTTGAGAGGGAGCTGCAGGAGCGTCCGTCCATCTGGAATGCCCGCAAGGACGTTCAAGGACTTCAGCGGTTCAAGACCTGCTTGCACCCGGAAGCAGGGCCGAGCGCCTGCTCCGGCCCGATTGTCCGCGCTCATACCGTGCGGCGGGCTGCCGACCTCTCGGTGATTGCCCGCAAGGGACATGTGTATCAGACGTCCGCCGATCTAGGTGATCTGCACCTGAACAAGGGACGGTTGCTGCCGAAGCTGGTCGGCATCAATGAGGCGTCAACGTTCTTCGGTTTCTGCTCCAAGCACGATAGCGCGACATTTGCCCCGCTCGAGGCCACCGCCCTCGTTCCTACAGACGAGCAGGCACTGCTGCTCACGTACCGGCCGCTATGCCTGGAACTTTACGCTAAGGAGCGCCAGCTTGAGTCGCTAGAGATCGCCCGGCAGGGCGATAAGGGACGGTCGCTTGAGGAACAGTTCGGACTACAAGAGTATGTTCTCCTAATGCGGCTCGGCATGGAGACGTCGCTCCGGGACCTGCGGCGACATAAGTCCAGATTCGACGCTGACTTGCTCGCCAGAGACTTCGCCGAAGCTCGATATGTCGCGGTCGAACTAGATGTGCCACCGGATCTCATGTGCAGTGGCTTCGTGCAGCCGCACTACACGTTTGACGGAGAGCGGATTCAGGATCTGAGCGATCTCAAAACCGAGCTGCAGGTGATGAGCTTTTCGCTGGCGTCGACGGCGAAAGGCGGCGTCGCGGTCTTCGCATGGAGATCTGACAGCGATGCCGCGAGTTCAGAGCTTGTCGATTCGCTACTCCGCTTGGAGGTAGTCGACATCCCCCATGCGTTGGTGCGGTATGCAACGAGTGAGTTTGAAAACACCTACTATCGTCCGGACTGGTGGGACGGATTGCAGCAGACCGACAAGGACGCGCTAGTCGACCGGCTACACCACGGGGTTGGGCCAGACATTGCGCTAAATCCATCCTATCTGAAGGACGATGGCCGGCGGCTCGTAAGATGGAACGTCATCAACGTATCCCAGAAGCGGTGTTAG
- a CDS encoding DUF262 domain-containing protein, producing MDAKPCQIIEFFNGTKQYLVPLFQRPYEWKQNHWKTFWDDLLDRYERGAADSVSHFTGAIVTAPARSVPVGVSKHLIIDGQQRLTTVALLVCAIRSLVEEDSARFRKLSRLLINEDDEGLDYYKILPTQFDREAFFALVRGRPIAGTRVTEAYDFFRDCLKRGDSDDNTIDLERFIETLNSLITVVSINLSDADDPYLIFESLNAKGAPLTQADLIRNYVLLRLHAQAQEEAYSKYWVPMQHLLPTEYLTEYMRQYLMMSGEEVSKSEIYAVLKRRFAEIPDKDVLDRLKELHSCAVLYSYMVGLQQYSDTAIDTALGRLRRLEMSVASPLLLRLLSAKADGLISAGDVLGVLAALESFFIRRMVCRVPTNQLKRIFLGLTRELPQEYPVPFVVRYLANGVSGRRWPKDEEFRNEWLVYPAYSGSNDRCRLVLETLEADYAHKEPASFEAATIEHIMPQTLTDHWRNHLGDEAERVHEQFRDTIGNLALTAYNSELSNAPFEKKVLLFHKSHFESTKAIAASSIWNASSIQNRGLDLFARACRIWSRPIGDVG from the coding sequence ATGGATGCAAAACCGTGTCAGATTATCGAGTTCTTCAATGGGACCAAGCAGTATCTTGTACCACTGTTTCAGCGCCCCTATGAGTGGAAGCAGAATCACTGGAAAACGTTCTGGGACGACCTCCTTGATCGCTATGAGCGTGGTGCAGCGGATTCAGTTTCTCATTTCACGGGCGCGATCGTTACAGCGCCAGCGCGGTCAGTTCCTGTGGGCGTTTCGAAGCATCTGATAATTGATGGGCAACAACGTCTAACGACGGTTGCATTGCTCGTCTGCGCCATTCGTTCACTTGTCGAGGAAGACTCCGCAAGATTCCGCAAGCTTTCGCGTTTGCTGATCAACGAAGATGATGAAGGGCTAGACTACTACAAGATTCTGCCGACCCAGTTTGATCGAGAGGCGTTCTTCGCGTTGGTTCGAGGCAGGCCGATTGCAGGAACGCGTGTAACCGAAGCATATGACTTCTTCCGGGATTGCCTAAAGAGAGGGGATTCTGACGACAATACAATCGATCTAGAGCGTTTTATTGAAACACTAAATTCGCTAATTACTGTAGTTTCGATCAATCTTTCGGATGCTGATGATCCCTACCTCATCTTCGAAAGCCTAAACGCGAAGGGGGCCCCGCTTACCCAAGCGGATCTTATCCGAAACTACGTTCTACTCAGGCTACACGCTCAAGCGCAGGAGGAGGCATACTCGAAGTATTGGGTGCCAATGCAGCACCTCCTTCCGACCGAATACCTGACCGAGTACATGCGGCAGTACCTCATGATGTCGGGAGAGGAGGTTTCTAAGTCGGAGATCTATGCGGTGCTGAAGCGGCGCTTCGCGGAGATCCCTGACAAGGATGTACTTGATCGCTTGAAAGAGTTGCACAGCTGCGCTGTGCTCTACTCCTACATGGTCGGACTTCAGCAGTATTCAGATACTGCGATCGACACTGCGCTCGGTCGCCTTCGGAGGCTGGAGATGAGTGTAGCGAGTCCTCTACTCCTCCGACTGCTGAGTGCAAAGGCAGATGGCCTTATAAGCGCAGGCGATGTTCTCGGAGTATTGGCAGCACTTGAATCATTCTTCATTCGCCGAATGGTTTGTCGGGTCCCCACGAATCAACTCAAACGAATTTTTCTTGGATTGACTCGAGAATTGCCTCAGGAGTACCCCGTTCCGTTCGTAGTCCGATACCTTGCTAACGGTGTATCAGGACGTCGTTGGCCTAAGGACGAGGAGTTTCGAAATGAATGGCTGGTCTACCCAGCGTATTCAGGATCAAACGATCGTTGCCGTCTTGTTCTTGAAACTCTTGAGGCTGACTATGCTCACAAGGAACCCGCTTCATTTGAGGCGGCGACCATAGAGCACATCATGCCACAAACTCTCACCGATCATTGGCGAAACCATCTTGGAGATGAAGCAGAAAGGGTTCATGAGCAATTTCGCGATACTATCGGAAATCTTGCACTGACCGCCTACAACTCCGAGTTGTCCAATGCGCCGTTCGAAAAGAAGGTCCTCCTCTTTCACAAGAGCCACTTCGAATCAACCAAGGCCATCGCCGCTTCATCAATCTGGAACGCCAGCAGTATACAAAATCGTGGACTGGATCTCTTTGCGCGAGCTTGCCGAATTTGGTCTCGACCGATCGGTGATGTTGGCTAA
- a CDS encoding DEAD/DEAH box helicase — MSDGEVGQDGATVSGFGALGVHPKIAEALVGLGYEEPTPVQRAAIPPLLEGKDVLALAATGTGKTAAFSLPLLTRIAEKGRRAGNGPGVLILVPTRELAMQVAEAVHRYGKPLGLQALAVYGGASMELQVRALRRGVDVVIATPGRAVDHIKRGTLVFDGLSAVVLDEADEMLDMGFAEELEAILDATPENKQTALFSATLPPRIGGIAQKHLRQPVHVKVEREVVAEGESARVRQVAYVVSRAHKMPALARVLDIEQPTSAIVFCRTRTEVDELSETLTARGLRAEALHGGLSQDQRDRVMQKFRARKVDLLIATDVAARGLDVKHVSHVVNFDVPVDAETYVHRIGRTGRAGREGVAVTFAEPRENRLLRNIERQTGQKIEIAQVPTVADLRAHRRELVRATLREAVLEGDLESWRGLVESLAGELDIMDVAAAAVKLVAARSEGEEAEIPAVTPRPDRGGERSFDRGDRGDRGGERGSREGARDLRGKPIGRESRGATGERSAKPRREPTWQAARLWIGAGRRLKMRPADLVGAIANEAGVDASQIGAIQIADGFSTVEVPETIAENVINALRGTKIKGLKVQVRRDRMGR; from the coding sequence ATGAGCGACGGGGAAGTTGGGCAGGACGGGGCGACGGTGAGTGGGTTTGGTGCACTTGGGGTGCACCCGAAGATCGCCGAGGCGTTGGTGGGGCTGGGGTACGAAGAGCCCACGCCGGTACAGCGGGCAGCCATTCCGCCCCTGCTGGAAGGAAAGGATGTACTGGCCCTCGCGGCCACGGGTACCGGCAAGACGGCGGCGTTTTCGCTACCGCTGCTGACGCGCATCGCCGAGAAGGGACGGCGGGCGGGAAATGGCCCCGGTGTGCTCATCCTGGTACCGACGCGTGAACTCGCGATGCAGGTGGCGGAAGCCGTGCATCGCTATGGCAAGCCGCTGGGCTTGCAGGCGCTGGCCGTGTACGGCGGCGCGAGCATGGAGCTGCAGGTGCGGGCCCTGCGCCGTGGTGTGGACGTGGTGATCGCCACGCCGGGCCGCGCGGTGGACCACATCAAGCGCGGCACGCTGGTGTTCGACGGCCTTTCGGCCGTGGTGCTCGACGAAGCCGACGAAATGCTGGACATGGGTTTCGCCGAAGAACTCGAAGCCATTCTCGACGCCACGCCGGAGAACAAGCAGACGGCGCTCTTCTCGGCCACGCTGCCGCCGCGCATCGGTGGGATCGCGCAGAAGCACCTGCGTCAGCCGGTGCACGTGAAGGTGGAGCGCGAAGTGGTGGCAGAGGGTGAGTCGGCCCGTGTGCGTCAGGTGGCGTATGTGGTGAGCCGCGCGCACAAGATGCCCGCGCTGGCGCGTGTGCTGGATATCGAGCAGCCCACCAGTGCGATCGTGTTCTGCCGGACGCGTACGGAAGTGGACGAGCTGAGTGAGACGCTCACCGCGCGTGGTCTGCGGGCGGAAGCGCTGCACGGTGGCCTGAGCCAGGATCAGCGTGACCGTGTGATGCAGAAGTTTCGTGCGCGGAAGGTGGACCTGCTCATCGCCACCGACGTGGCGGCGCGTGGTCTCGACGTGAAGCATGTGAGTCACGTGGTGAACTTCGACGTGCCGGTGGACGCCGAGACGTATGTGCACCGCATCGGCCGTACGGGACGTGCGGGCCGTGAAGGTGTGGCGGTGACGTTCGCCGAGCCGCGAGAGAACCGTTTGCTGCGCAACATCGAGCGGCAGACGGGCCAGAAGATCGAGATCGCGCAGGTGCCCACCGTGGCGGATCTGCGTGCGCATCGTCGTGAGCTGGTGCGTGCGACGTTGCGTGAAGCGGTGCTCGAGGGGGATCTCGAATCGTGGCGCGGCCTGGTGGAATCGCTAGCCGGTGAGCTGGACATCATGGACGTGGCCGCGGCCGCGGTGAAGCTGGTGGCCGCGCGCAGCGAAGGGGAGGAAGCCGAGATCCCCGCGGTGACGCCGCGTCCTGATCGTGGCGGCGAGCGTTCGTTCGACCGTGGTGATCGTGGTGATCGTGGCGGTGAGCGCGGATCGCGTGAAGGCGCGCGTGACCTGCGTGGCAAGCCGATCGGCCGTGAAAGCCGTGGCGCGACGGGCGAGCGTAGCGCCAAGCCGCGCCGCGAGCCCACCTGGCAGGCCGCCCGCCTGTGGATCGGCGCCGGCCGTCGTCTCAAGATGCGTCCTGCCGACCTGGTGGGCGCGATCGCGAACGAGGCGGGGGTTGATGCCTCACAGATTGGTGCGATTCAGATCGCCGACGGATTCAGCACGGTGGAAGTGCCGGAGACGATCGCCGAGAACGTGATCAATGCGTTGCGCGGGACCAAGATCAAGGGTCTCAAGGTGCAGGTGCGCCGGGATCGTATGGGGCGCTAA
- a CDS encoding SET domain-containing protein, producing the protein MSQESAVPLPFEVRQSGIQGFGGFATQAIPAGTRIIEYAGERLTPAESEARYPDTLGERHHTFLFAIDDEVVVDAAVNGNEARFLNHSCAPNCDAVIDDGRIWIESIHDIEVGEELVYDYAYILEERHTPAAKKRFPCYCGAITCRGTILAKKR; encoded by the coding sequence ATGTCCCAAGAATCCGCCGTTCCGCTCCCTTTTGAGGTGCGCCAGTCGGGCATCCAGGGGTTCGGCGGCTTTGCCACCCAGGCCATTCCGGCCGGGACGCGCATCATTGAATACGCGGGCGAGCGGCTCACGCCCGCCGAGTCGGAGGCACGCTACCCGGACACGCTGGGCGAGCGGCACCACACGTTCCTGTTCGCCATCGATGACGAGGTGGTGGTGGACGCGGCCGTGAACGGCAATGAGGCGCGCTTTCTCAATCATTCGTGCGCGCCCAACTGCGATGCCGTGATTGACGATGGACGGATCTGGATCGAGTCCATCCACGACATCGAAGTGGGCGAAGAACTGGTGTACGACTACGCTTACATCCTGGAAGAGCGCCACACGCCGGCGGCCAAGAAGCGGTTCCCGTGTTACTGCGGCGCGATCACCTGCCGTGGGACGATTCTGGCCAAGAAACGGTGA
- a CDS encoding TraR/DksA family transcriptional regulator, whose protein sequence is MPLTAKQLQKIEARLHEERERLVEQLREFTEPEAAEDSQTQAGDNSKVPTHPADLGTDVANEELQASIATRRSAELVEIDFAIDRLTNSPDTFGLDENTGEEIPFARLEIIPWARTTV, encoded by the coding sequence ATGCCATTGACTGCGAAGCAGTTGCAGAAGATCGAAGCACGTCTGCACGAAGAGCGCGAACGCCTGGTCGAACAGTTGCGCGAGTTCACCGAGCCCGAGGCGGCGGAAGACAGTCAGACGCAAGCGGGTGACAACTCCAAGGTGCCCACGCATCCTGCGGACCTCGGCACCGATGTCGCCAACGAAGAGCTGCAGGCGTCCATCGCCACGCGTCGCTCGGCCGAACTGGTGGAGATCGACTTTGCCATCGATCGCCTGACCAACTCACCGGACACCTTCGGGTTGGACGAAAACACCGGCGAGGAGATCCCCTTCGCGCGACTGGAGATCATTCCGTGGGCCCGCACCACCGTGTGA
- a CDS encoding OmpA family protein — MAAVLVAAAPSLTEAQSIGERLKQRAADRAKQRGEDALNRKTDEAVDKAIDGGLNAVKCVVTDTECISKARDEGRTVVRTDKAGKTIPADVEIEKQAERAASTRSSGAQGAASAAPAAAAGPARVATAGAWANYDFLPGEKPLVVTDFSGDVIGDFPRRLEAVGGNWEVVEIDGARWMRGNGNRNQFAVKAAAPLPARWTLEFEMLGTAGECWLYPDADDEDQYLIFAPNHTGGYKRNGGSPARVESKEDGAGVPYEARVMVDGTYFKSYVNEKRVVNVPNLAYKRSDRVLFWCDGTEDAPMFIRNVRLAGGGRKLYDALSESGRVATQGIYFDTGKDVIRPESTPTLKEIAAMLSEHADLQLIIEGHTDNVGAAPANLALSQRRADAVRSALVSDYGIDGGRLTAKGLGQTVPATANTTPEGRQQNRRVELVRP; from the coding sequence ATGGCTGCCGTGCTCGTTGCGGCCGCACCGTCATTGACCGAGGCGCAGAGCATCGGCGAGCGTCTCAAGCAACGGGCCGCAGATCGCGCCAAACAGCGTGGCGAAGATGCCCTCAATCGCAAGACCGATGAAGCCGTCGACAAGGCCATCGATGGTGGCCTGAACGCGGTGAAGTGCGTCGTCACCGACACGGAGTGCATCTCCAAGGCGCGCGACGAAGGGCGCACCGTGGTGCGCACCGACAAAGCCGGCAAGACCATCCCGGCTGATGTGGAGATCGAGAAGCAGGCCGAACGTGCTGCGTCGACCAGGTCATCGGGTGCACAGGGTGCGGCGTCTGCTGCCCCTGCTGCAGCGGCAGGTCCGGCCCGTGTGGCCACCGCCGGTGCGTGGGCCAACTACGACTTCCTGCCTGGCGAGAAACCGCTCGTCGTCACCGACTTTTCGGGTGACGTCATCGGTGACTTTCCGCGCCGCCTGGAAGCCGTTGGCGGCAACTGGGAAGTCGTGGAGATCGACGGCGCCCGCTGGATGCGCGGCAACGGCAATCGCAATCAGTTCGCCGTGAAGGCGGCCGCCCCGCTGCCGGCCCGCTGGACACTCGAGTTCGAGATGCTCGGCACGGCCGGTGAATGCTGGCTGTATCCCGATGCCGACGATGAAGATCAGTACCTGATCTTTGCCCCCAACCATACCGGCGGGTACAAGCGCAATGGTGGCTCGCCCGCGCGCGTCGAATCCAAGGAGGATGGCGCCGGTGTTCCCTACGAGGCCCGTGTGATGGTGGACGGAACGTACTTCAAGTCCTACGTCAACGAGAAGCGCGTGGTGAACGTCCCGAATCTTGCCTACAAGCGCTCGGATCGCGTGCTGTTCTGGTGCGATGGCACGGAGGACGCGCCGATGTTCATCCGCAACGTCCGGCTGGCCGGCGGTGGACGCAAGCTCTACGACGCGCTCAGTGAATCGGGGCGCGTGGCCACGCAGGGCATCTACTTCGATACCGGCAAGGACGTCATCCGTCCGGAGAGCACGCCGACGCTGAAGGAAATCGCGGCGATGCTCTCCGAACATGCCGATCTGCAACTCATCATCGAGGGACACACCGACAATGTCGGTGCCGCGCCGGCCAACCTCGCGTTGTCGCAGCGTCGCGCGGACGCCGTGCGCAGTGCGCTGGTGTCAGACTACGGCATCGACGGCGGGCGGCTCACGGCCAAGGGCCTCGGGCAGACCGTGCCGGCCACCGCCAACACCACACCCGAAGGCCGCCAGCAGAATCGTCGCGTGGAGTTGGTCCGGCCGTAG
- a CDS encoding GNAT family N-acetyltransferase → MSDSASSVIRMATVSDAPAWSDFARRVFLDTFGPNNDPDDLAEYMRDAFTHEQQRGELEDPQNRCMLAECEGVLAGYTLLRAGAYGASDESTDERLLQATRPLEIQRFYVDHAFHGRGIAQQMMAEALAHAVSLHSDVVWLGVWEHNPRAIRFYEKYGFFKAGAHRFRLGRDVQRDYVMMRPL, encoded by the coding sequence ATGAGCGATTCCGCATCATCGGTCATTCGCATGGCCACCGTAAGCGACGCGCCCGCGTGGTCCGATTTCGCACGCCGTGTCTTTCTCGATACGTTCGGCCCGAACAATGATCCCGACGATCTGGCCGAATACATGCGCGATGCCTTCACGCACGAGCAGCAACGGGGTGAACTCGAGGATCCGCAGAATCGATGTATGCTGGCGGAGTGTGAAGGTGTGCTGGCCGGATACACGTTGCTGCGCGCCGGTGCCTATGGCGCCTCGGACGAATCCACGGATGAGCGATTGTTGCAGGCCACACGTCCCCTGGAGATCCAGCGTTTCTATGTGGACCACGCCTTTCACGGCCGTGGCATCGCGCAGCAGATGATGGCCGAAGCGCTGGCGCACGCCGTGTCGTTGCACAGCGATGTGGTGTGGCTGGGTGTGTGGGAACACAACCCGCGGGCCATTCGTTTCTACGAGAAGTACGGATTCTTCAAGGCTGGCGCACACCGTTTCCGATTGGGGCGTGACGTGCAGCGTGACTACGTGATGATGAGACCGTTATAG
- a CDS encoding ArnT family glycosyltransferase yields MSQLMKAPRWLLVLALLAVLLHVGVNLITPFGVHRDELLYLSMGTHLSWWRMDFPPFIAGVANLSRALFGDALWSIRLFPAITSGLIVFAAGVAAWRFTMATVATETASARATLLAAVAVLTGSVFLRAGILFQPVVFDQLWWTLALLAIAERQRSGNIRWWIGVGIALGFGLLTKHSILFIGVGLVTGMLLTPVRRDLLTPWPWAALGIALLLGLPSLVGQWQLDWPILWQMRDLQASQLEARNRWSFLFEQPLLVGPVAFVLGMTGLVWLLVARAARQWQIVGIACLVSWLVLIVQHGKAYYGAPVYPILFAAGGAALMHLASRVQRWSTYGGVLLMVALGVLSAPLALPLLSPASTAAYAARMGVSNATETNTGEQLPLPQDFADMLGWPQQVQAVADEWNKFTAEERAQTVLVASNYGRAGALDLYGPAHGLPPVISAAGSFWYFGAGDKPGDILLALGGDVQEYQQLYEQCRALLLVGTAWGVTEEQSVPIIRCDRPRQPLQQVWPMLNPANPS; encoded by the coding sequence ATGTCCCAGCTGATGAAGGCACCTCGATGGCTGCTGGTGCTGGCACTGCTGGCCGTGTTGCTGCACGTGGGCGTGAACCTCATCACGCCATTCGGTGTGCATCGCGATGAGCTGTTGTACTTGTCCATGGGCACACACCTGTCGTGGTGGCGCATGGACTTCCCGCCATTCATTGCCGGTGTGGCCAACCTCTCGCGCGCCCTGTTCGGTGACGCGCTGTGGTCCATCCGGCTGTTCCCCGCCATCACCAGTGGTCTGATCGTGTTCGCCGCCGGTGTGGCGGCGTGGCGATTCACCATGGCAACCGTTGCCACAGAAACCGCCTCGGCCCGTGCCACGCTGCTGGCCGCTGTCGCCGTACTCACCGGTTCGGTGTTCCTGCGCGCGGGTATCCTCTTCCAGCCGGTGGTGTTCGATCAGCTGTGGTGGACCCTCGCCCTGCTGGCCATTGCCGAACGTCAGCGCAGTGGCAACATCCGCTGGTGGATCGGTGTGGGCATCGCGTTGGGATTCGGGCTGCTCACCAAACACAGCATCCTGTTCATCGGCGTTGGATTGGTGACCGGCATGCTGCTCACGCCCGTGCGCCGCGATCTGCTCACGCCGTGGCCGTGGGCGGCGCTGGGTATTGCACTGCTCCTGGGCTTGCCGTCTTTGGTGGGGCAGTGGCAACTCGACTGGCCCATTCTCTGGCAGATGCGTGACCTGCAGGCCAGTCAACTCGAGGCACGCAATCGTTGGTCGTTTCTGTTCGAGCAACCGCTGTTGGTGGGGCCGGTGGCCTTTGTATTGGGCATGACCGGCCTGGTGTGGCTGCTGGTGGCGCGGGCCGCCCGCCAATGGCAGATCGTGGGGATCGCCTGCCTGGTGAGCTGGCTTGTGCTCATCGTGCAGCACGGCAAGGCGTACTACGGCGCCCCGGTGTATCCCATCCTGTTTGCGGCCGGTGGTGCCGCGCTCATGCATCTGGCGTCGCGTGTGCAGCGCTGGAGCACCTATGGCGGCGTGTTGCTCATGGTGGCGTTGGGGGTGCTGAGTGCACCACTCGCGCTGCCGTTGCTTTCGCCTGCATCCACCGCGGCCTATGCGGCCCGTATGGGTGTCTCCAATGCCACCGAGACCAACACCGGCGAACAGCTCCCGTTGCCGCAGGACTTTGCCGACATGCTCGGCTGGCCACAGCAGGTGCAAGCGGTGGCCGATGAGTGGAACAAGTTCACCGCCGAAGAGCGTGCGCAGACCGTGCTCGTGGCCAGCAACTATGGCCGCGCCGGTGCACTCGATCTGTATGGGCCCGCACACGGACTGCCACCGGTGATCAGTGCGGCCGGCAGTTTCTGGTACTTCGGTGCCGGCGACAAGCCCGGTGATATCCTGCTGGCACTGGGTGGTGACGTGCAGGAATACCAGCAACTGTACGAGCAGTGCCGCGCACTGCTTCTCGTGGGCACCGCCTGGGGCGTGACTGAAGAACAGTCCGTGCCCATCATCCGTTGCGACAGGCCGCGGCAACCCCTGCAACAGGTGTGGCCCATGCTCAATCCGGCAAATCCTTCATGA